A single region of the Streptomyces sp. NBC_01803 genome encodes:
- a CDS encoding DEAD/DEAH box helicase — MKRRDHQIEATEAAARALDIPPGKRIPAGGLRATVVMPCGSGKTLVAADTARRVARNGRVLVLVPTLDLLTQTVLAWQAAGHKGPAVAVCSLTDDPALWAAKVRVTTSAPQLALWHGSGPVTVYATYSSLPVLTSAFEGSYGLPMAPFDLVVVDEAHRTSGSQGKAWADVHNNGLLPSLRRLYLTATPRVWQERPSWEVREGVRDPLPEELAASMDDPAIFGPVVYRMSLAMGVARGLLARYQIIVVELADPQLPPGRLYGPERREEEIRGLRLGALQAAMLKTAREHDLKTMITFHHRTVEAQAFAAGLPAVAERLHQADPERYPARVWTGWLKGDHDSAHRREVLGEFGTRAGLAILCNCKVLGEGVDIRAVDSVAFLDPKGSPVDIVQAIGRALRQKPGEGKLASLIVPVFLAPGEQPQDMFTSASYKPLTKVLQGLRAHDEQALELLAIPQTNALELSPGTDIGPPPEDGEDESRMLLRFSSRRDPALVAEWIAYNVIDTERQDWERGLAALRTYAKREGHARVPFSHVESAYPLGQWTADQRKTFNAGAMPSRRADRLEKLGMVWDERELAWEETLAVLRAYYQEYGTLAAPRSATVLDRPVGMMLANLRRDGGLGKDPARAARRAEQLAGIDPYWNPAWPIEWQRTFAGVQACIDGGAEPEDILPGVTFAGVDVGTWLKRQRQAWKRLSDGQRELLEGLGVTPLQTPSAAPAEAATGNAGAAPVPAARKHPAGRNGTFERGLAAARQYLTREGHLTVPRGHVEHLVIEDGTDGGERQEQPETVAVRLGVWRSNMRARRDKLTPQQQAALDDIGL; from the coding sequence ATGAAGCGCCGGGACCATCAGATTGAGGCCACTGAGGCAGCGGCGCGCGCTTTGGATATCCCGCCGGGAAAGCGTATCCCGGCCGGTGGATTGCGGGCGACGGTGGTGATGCCGTGCGGTTCGGGAAAGACGCTGGTTGCCGCTGATACGGCGCGGCGGGTGGCGCGGAATGGGCGGGTGCTGGTTTTGGTGCCCACTTTGGATCTGCTGACGCAGACGGTGTTGGCGTGGCAGGCGGCGGGGCACAAGGGGCCGGCGGTCGCGGTGTGTTCGCTCACCGACGATCCGGCGCTGTGGGCGGCGAAGGTGCGGGTGACGACGAGCGCGCCGCAACTGGCGTTGTGGCACGGCTCGGGGCCGGTGACGGTCTACGCCACCTACTCCTCGCTGCCGGTGCTGACGTCGGCGTTCGAGGGCTCCTACGGCCTTCCGATGGCGCCGTTCGACCTGGTGGTGGTGGATGAGGCGCACAGAACTTCCGGGTCGCAGGGGAAGGCGTGGGCGGATGTGCACAACAACGGGCTGCTGCCGTCGCTGCGGAGGTTGTACCTGACGGCGACGCCGCGGGTCTGGCAGGAGCGGCCGTCGTGGGAGGTGCGGGAGGGCGTCCGGGATCCGCTGCCGGAGGAGCTGGCCGCGAGCATGGACGATCCGGCGATCTTCGGGCCGGTGGTCTACCGGATGTCGCTGGCGATGGGTGTGGCCCGCGGTTTACTTGCGCGGTATCAGATCATCGTGGTCGAGCTGGCCGACCCGCAGCTGCCTCCCGGCCGCCTGTACGGCCCTGAGCGGCGTGAGGAGGAGATCCGCGGCCTGCGCCTGGGCGCGCTCCAGGCGGCGATGCTGAAGACCGCCCGCGAGCACGATCTGAAGACGATGATCACGTTCCATCACCGCACGGTGGAGGCGCAGGCGTTCGCGGCCGGTCTGCCGGCGGTCGCCGAACGGCTCCATCAGGCCGACCCCGAGCGGTACCCCGCGAGAGTCTGGACGGGGTGGCTGAAGGGCGACCACGACTCCGCACACCGCCGCGAAGTCCTGGGAGAATTCGGCACCCGGGCGGGGCTTGCCATTCTCTGTAATTGCAAGGTCCTCGGGGAAGGCGTCGATATTAGAGCGGTGGACTCGGTTGCTTTTCTGGACCCGAAGGGATCGCCCGTGGATATCGTGCAGGCGATCGGGCGGGCGTTGCGGCAGAAGCCGGGCGAGGGAAAGCTGGCGTCCCTGATCGTGCCCGTCTTTCTCGCACCGGGTGAGCAGCCGCAGGACATGTTCACTTCGGCCTCGTACAAGCCGCTCACCAAGGTACTCCAGGGGCTGCGTGCGCATGACGAACAGGCCCTGGAATTGCTCGCCATTCCGCAGACGAACGCCCTGGAGCTGTCGCCGGGCACGGACATCGGCCCGCCGCCCGAGGACGGCGAGGACGAATCCCGGATGCTGCTGCGGTTCTCCTCGCGGCGGGACCCGGCGCTCGTGGCGGAGTGGATCGCGTACAACGTCATCGACACCGAACGCCAGGACTGGGAACGCGGCCTGGCCGCGCTACGCACCTACGCCAAGCGCGAGGGCCACGCCCGGGTCCCCTTCTCACACGTCGAAAGCGCGTATCCGCTGGGGCAGTGGACGGCCGACCAGCGCAAGACCTTCAATGCCGGGGCGATGCCCTCCCGGCGCGCCGACCGGCTGGAGAAGCTCGGCATGGTGTGGGACGAACGCGAGCTGGCGTGGGAGGAGACGCTGGCCGTGCTGCGGGCCTACTACCAGGAGTACGGCACGCTGGCGGCGCCGAGGTCGGCCACGGTCCTGGACCGCCCGGTGGGCATGATGCTGGCCAACCTCCGCCGGGACGGCGGGCTCGGCAAGGACCCGGCCCGGGCGGCGCGGCGTGCCGAGCAGCTCGCCGGCATCGACCCGTACTGGAACCCGGCCTGGCCGATCGAGTGGCAGCGCACCTTCGCCGGCGTCCAGGCCTGCATCGACGGCGGCGCCGAGCCGGAGGACATCCTCCCGGGGGTGACCTTCGCAGGCGTTGATGTCGGGACGTGGCTCAAGCGGCAGAGGCAGGCCTGGAAGCGCCTGTCCGACGGGCAGCGCGAACTCCTCGAGGGCTTGGGCGTCACCCCGCTCCAGACGCCCTCAGCGGCCCCCGCAGAGGCTGCCACGGGGAACGCGGGCGCCGCGCCCGTACCGGCCGCCAGAAAGCACCCGGCGGGCCGCAACGGGACGTTCGAGCGCGGCCTCGCAGCCGCACGCCAATACCTCACCCGCGAAGGCCACCTCACCGTCCCCCGCGGACACGTCGAACACCTCGTCATCGAGGACGGCACCGACGGCGGCGAGCGCCAGGAGCAGCCCGAGACTGTGGCCGTGCGGCTCGGGGTATGGCGCAGCAACATGCGCGCCCGCCGCGACAAGCTCACCCCCCAACAGCAGGCCGCCCTCGACGACATCGGGCTCTGA